The genomic interval TGGTTTGGTCAATTGCGCTCTCTACGTACAAAGCAACTGTGTTGCCGTCGATGTCAATGTCCAGATACGCGAAATTCGGGTTGCAAAGTGCGATGTAACCATTGTCGTCAACGGAAAGGCGCCGTTTCCAGTAGTGCGGAGCAAACAGGGAACTCAATGCCATGATCATGAATTCGGTAAGTAAATTATGTACATATCTATACATTGCGGAATATGGGTAAGGGGGGGtggttcaaattaaaatgttttgaccctttaatttgtcatttatgACCTGTAAGTCGTTAATTGTCTTAATATGGACTGGTCTGGTAATTTTgagtgatttttaaaaggagGGGGCTTATAGGGAACGATTCGTAGACTTTAAAATTATCGTGAGAAAAATTAGAACACGTGATTTAATCAGCCAATCAAATCGTTGTATCTTTACTATGGAATGTGTTTATGTagtaaatgataaaaagaagGGGAGGGGTCATCTCACAAGtcgttcttttttttaaaaatatatttccggTAGTTACAGTTTCTGTAATTCTGTGATTCAATTTGCCTTGTACATGTCATGTATTTCAcgcaattttgtaagaaaacGTGTGAATACCTtcctttaaatattaaaagaacaatgtatattttataagtACATTAGCCCCAATCCGTTTcacaaagatattttttctgTGTATGGTTAATGTAGCTATATAGAGTAGCCTGGGGGTAAATATCTACTGTGTATACATAAACTAtagggtgatttcaccatgcatcggacacctttggatttttccctttgttcgcaaataaaatatcatccaaatataaataaaacttgttttaaaagttacaggTTTTCCCCTTGCTTAAATATTGgagaaaaatttgtaaaattgttaaaaatgtagaaaataaagcaaattattgaggtgttgaactatttcaccatggatcggacaatatttaccaagcatcggaCAGCTATAGCAGTACagtagaaattaaaaataacaacattttctggttttaatgcaCAAATACAAAGGTTAGGAAAAATGAGTTTATTCAATTGCTATtcagatttcttttaatgtaaatcctCAAATCTACATATAGGAACTTAGAGTAGTGCTTctgttttaaagaatatttatcaaaaggggttctttatcgtgccagctcctACAGGAATTTTGGATTAAAAAGGCTGTGTCCGTAAAACTCGATTTTTAAGTGGTCTgaggaaaatgtttgtatcaattattttttaaatttttattttacttcacatttaaagtatatcacaagGAATCATCTGTAACTGAGGCACCTACATCTGTAACTGAGGGACCTACATCTGTAACTGAAGGACCTACATCTGTAGCCGAGGGACCTACATCTGTAGCCGAAAGACGAGCCCCCACATTTTGGCACAGAATTCAATTGTCACTCAGTGATGTGGGAACTGGTATTAGtcatattatttcaatatgGTAAAAAAAGCAATTGTTAAcaatgtgtttgttttaaaagaaacaagGATTATACAAAAAATAGATCAAcgaaaaaattaggaaaaactCGCTTTATAAAATGTACAGAAGTATAAATATTCGAACAAATCAAAAGATGACATATTTTCTCTTTCATATATAAAACCTCTTCCCACAATAGTAATGACAACGCTACTGAAAATCTACCAACTTAACTTGTAGCTGAGGGACCTACATCTGTAGCTGAAGGACCTACATCTGTAACTGAGGGACCTACATCTGTAACCAAGGGACCTACATCTGTAGCCGAGGAACCTACATCTGTTGCTGAGGGATATAGAGCTACATCTGAGCCCCCCACAAGTTGGCACAGAATTCAACAATCACTAAGTGATGTGGGAACTGGTATTAGtcatattatttcaatatggtgtaaaaaaaaaaaaaaagcatttgttaacaatgtgtttgttttaaaagaaacaattaaggattatacaaaaattagatcaacgaaaaaattaggaaaaactCGCTTTATAAATGTACGGAAGTATAAATTACTTAAATTGTGCTAGAATTTAAATACTCTGTTGATAGTTCATGCATGTATATctactctatttttttttatttaggattTCTGGCTTGGGCAGTTGCAGTTACAtcattaatcatattttttggGCTGAGGAAACTTGTAAAGTTTTTGATAAATCGCTGCTGCCCGGAACTTAACATTTCGGATATACATTTGTTGTCACCATCATCATACACAACTTCAGCAGACACAGACACACCTCAACAACCTAGACAACAAGCCGCTCAGCAAGGACAACACGCCCCCGCTCCCCAGCCAGGACAACAAGCCCCCGCTGTTCAACCGGCACAACAAGCCCCCGTTCCTCAGCCAGGACAACAAGCCCCCGCTGTTCAACCGGCACAACAAGCCCCCGCTCCCCAGCCAGGACAACAAGCCCCCGCTGTTCAACCGGCACAACAAGCCCCCGCTCCTCAGCCAGGACAACAAGCCCCCGCTGTTCAACCGGCACAACAAGCCCCCGCTCCCCAGCCAGGACAACAAGCCCCCGCTGTTCAACCGGCTCAACAAGCCCCCGCTCCTCAGCTAGGACAAGTCCCCGCTGTTCAACTGGGACAACAAGCCCCCGCTGTTCAACCGGCACAACAAGCCCCCGCTCCTCAGCAAGGACAACACGCCCCCGCTCCACAGCAGGGACCAACTACTAGAAGCAAAACAGCAAGAAAGAAACTAATGTTTGAAAGTCAGtaagatttaatattttgatgaatGTATAGTCTGTACTTTTATGaagtatgaaaatttgaaattttgatgacgttgtatcaagtaatttttttaatgaatgtacatgtagtacaatgGTATTGTTTAATTAAGGACATTGACTCGTTATTTTTTCTGTTGTGTTTTCCTAGGGTTGctttttatggttttttttgtatttttttttaatttttattttatgcgaCAGTTTGTCTTTTACTTGAATACTGATGAAAGGAAAATTTTAACTCCTGTCTTTATTTGTTGATTAGTATTATGATTTACACATGACAGTGATTATTTGGTGATTTTTGCCATGCGCAATTGATGTTAAATGATGTTTaagcttttttatttttttaaaactgataaTTGTGATTTACACCTAACATTGATCATTTGCTTATTATAATTGTGATGTTTAAGTTATGACATTAGGGTTAATTGGTGTAGAACGTATTCCTAtagaataatatttaatatccaATATTTATAGATTACAATCCTTAATATTATTTACCTGATATACAATGTgggttttaaatatatttttgaacatttgtGAAGCTAGAAATtgaatttattgatataaaagtTGTCTTAAAGAAAAAGTTTGTACAAGGTTAATATTAAACATGTTTAGTgctatttaaagatttttgtcATTAGACCagtatttttgtttactttgttttttccCTAAtgtcatttcttaaaaatatgttaagTATTAAGAAATACTTAAAATCTATATTACAGgaattttgttaataaaaagtattctattttgctttgttttttttattgttttgaattgaaataaatttaaggTAGCTCTCtacatcaaatttttacttcaTGACTTGTCGCAATATTGTTAGGTAACCTTGATTTCCCTGTTCAAAGATGGACAGTTGCCTTCAATTatttcatatgaattttttagcaattaagagagaaaatggaaaaatagtTTTTACTGAAAATGAAAGGTGATAGAGTTTCAAGTTTCCtctaaaaattatgaaatataaataaagcataactataaaagtaaaatgagatatatgtttttttaaataaaaaaaatatttgtaaaattagtgcattttaaaaatatttattaaacctATGGTCAAAATATTTTAGACATGTTTCTATCAAGTAAAACTAATATATATAAACCATATTTTAGaaagaaattggaaaaaattaaaaatatttaaggaaAAATTGCTAATTTTCAAGATCAAACCGATCTTGATTAAAATTTGCCAGATCCCGatcttaattattaaaaaaacctaCTGGCACGAAAATAAATGAAGCTTCACCACCAAACTTCTTAATTATTGATAAGTTCATTCAATTTACAAAGGGTTTAATTAGTTATTAGCGtcataacaataaaaaaaaaatgaagaatatttccattttttccCTAATTTAATTCCGATCAGGTTAGTGTTTACTTTGAAAGTAGGCTTTTttagctttatttttttctatttttttccaatatcttttcaaaatatgtttttcttatACTCAATGACTggaaatattaagaaaatttgtttctaatttttaataattattttttattataaaaaatacaaagtctTTATCGCcacttttaaattattgataaaccttataatatacaatttttagaagCAATTTTAAAACTCTATCACCTCTCGTTTTCAGTCAAACCgattttccattttttctccaaaattaccaaaaaattcataataaaataattgaaagcaACAGTCCGCCTTTGAACAGGGAAATCAAGGTAAATTGAgaatggtttttttgtttttaaaggaaatttagAAGGCTAAAATTTTTAGGCTAACAATTTCAAACAGAATCATTAAttctgtaaatttttacaatttaagttttaagtcttagtcgtaagttcttttgtaaaacagaCCTCCTGGAGACTGTTCTAGATAATAACTTGATATTCACGTTGAGGAACAAAATGTATCGGaagtataaaattaaagatGAGAAATTTTATATTGAAGATATGGCAGAAAATAGTCTATTGAAAGAAATCCTCGACTCCTTGAACGATCCAGAAACCGTACAGTTCTTTGCAGCAGCTAATGGTCTTACTGGTGATGTCCAGGTGGAGGACCGGTTAAGAGAACTCAAATGGGAAAAGCACATCGACGATTTATGGCAGGAGGTTCTGTCTGATATGGAGTCTCCTCCTAAAAAAACGTGTCATTCTCTCAATGATGGCAATCAACCGTCTACAAGTAGGCAGGTTGGGGGCGGTGGGGAAAGTTCTGATTCTAAGGACACATTAGCAAAACCTTACTATATCTGGAAAAGAGATACCAGAACCTTTAAGAAAAATTGGGTCCGCGACACTACATTCAAGGTTAAATTTAACGAACAGTGGCGGGGTAATAAATTAATAGATATACAAAACAATTTGCATGACATGTTCGAGGACCTGTTGTCGCAGGCCAGGGGACACGATGCGGATCTTGGACGGGTCGTCATCAGTCATCCGAGTCTAAACAATGCAATAGTCGTCCCACTACAGGCTTGGAAAACCCTCAATGCAGATATTGTGTTGTCCGAGATTACCAAAGTACTTAATTCAAACGAAAGTTTATCAGTTGACGAAAATCTTTTGGTCACCGTAGGTTCCATTGATTTGCCTAAAGGAGGAGGTAACCCTAGAAAACTACCCATCACTTCTCTTTTCGGACCCAAAAATAGcgtggaaagaaaaaaatcactttttcaCGTACAAAATGATAACAATTTGTGCCTGGCCATTTCGATTGGTCTGTGTTTTCTTAAAACGTGTAAAAAAGTAGACCCTGATACCTGGTCACAATTAGTGAGGGATGATTCCGAACAGATGCTAGATCATGTTCTCAAACACCGCACTGTATCCAAGACCTATTATGACAATGTCCTGAAAACGtcgagaaaaaaaaagcaaaccGAGTTGGCGATGTGGCTATGTGAAAGAGCCGGAGTACCCACCGACAGGTATTTAGGTCTCAATGACATCGAACCTTTCGAAACCTTACTCGACGTCTCCGTCAACGTCGTGTCTTCAAGAGTAGGTAATAAATTCGTGAGGGTGACGAAGGACCAGGGCAAACCTCGACtctatttgtaccacgtggactcGGAAAACGAAAAACACTGGCACGGGATTGCCAGCATACAAGGGTTTTTTAAGGCGTCGTACTTTTGCCATACCTGTTTAAAACCGTATAAAGATAAATCGAAACATTCTTGTGCCACCTCTTGTGAAGTATGTTTACGCGACAACTGCCCGGAAACGGATGTCCAAATGGGTTGTCGTTCCTGTAGCCGGGTCTGTCGATCACTTCTGTGTTTTAAAAGACATAGAGAAAAACggaaagtaaaaaaacaaaGTTTTCCCCCTGCCTGCGAGCTGTTTTCCCAATGTAAAAAATGTAGAGTCGTTCTGGAATGTGCCAAGCGCTCTCCAGATTTACACGTTTGCGAAGAATGGCAGTGTCCTAACTGTCGAGAATATCAAAAGGGGGAACATAACTGttatcaaaaatcatttggATCTGACATGGAAAAGCGAAacaagaaatttattttttacgatTTTGAGACGCGCCAAGATGACATCTTTCATTGTGAAACAGGATACAGTCCGTCTCGCATTAGATGTCGACAGTGCGTTAAAGAGCCAAGTCAGTGCGTCAATTGTAGATTGTGTCAGAACTGTCGTGATCCGTCTTGTGGTCTGCAACAACACAAAGTCAACTTTGCAGTACTACAGACTGCTTGTCACAAATGCGAAAAAGAGGAATTGGTGGAGGGCGCCACCTGTACTTATTGCGGAACTCGATGTGGAAATTGTTCCCAGACCCATAAAGGAGAATACGTGAGACCCCCATGTCCCGACACCTGTGGTAAAAGGGAACTAGTGTTTTCCGGGGACAACGCCGCCGAACAGTTTTGTTCTTACGTCACCAGTAAGCACTGCAAAGACTCGATTTTAATTGCGCATAATGCAAAAAGTTTTGACCTGTACCCCGTCTTAGAGGTTCTCATCGACCGTCACTCCATTCGACCTAACAAGATCATATATAACGGTTCCaaaatcatgtacatgcatatagcCCAAAAACTGAATTTAACTTTTGTGGACTCTCTCAATTTCCTTCCCATGAAACTAGCTAAAATACCAGAAGCTTTTGGTTTGCAAGAACTCTGCAAAGGGTACTTTCCCCATTTCTTTAATACCCAAGCTCATCAAAATTACGTGGGACCGTATCCAGAATTAAAGTACTACGGATACGAATTTATGTCGACAGGGGATCGAAAAAAAATCGAAGAATGGCATGCAACGAAAACGGACGAAACCTTTCACTTTCGAGAAGAAATGTTGCAATATTGTCGCTCGGACGTCGATATATTGCGACGGGGCTGTCTAGAAtttagaaatttaatgattaatgTGACAACTATCGAAGAACACATTACCCAAGCAGACGGAACTGTCAAAGAAAATAACAAGTTCGGAGTCGACCCTTTCGATTACGTCACCATTGCAAGTGTATGTATGGGGATTTTCAAGTCTCTTTTCTTGAAGGGCaagaacaaaatacaaataactaAAGACGGAGAAACTGATTGTTATGACATCGAGTATTTAAAGGGACTAGAAGTTGTCAATATCGAAGGATCTTTGGTGTCTGTGATCGACTTAAAAAATGACGAAAATGTGCATGTAGGAAAACGAGATTTCAAGAGTCCCATAGCAGTAGTGCCTTCTCAAGGTTATACGAAACGCGACAACTACAGTAAAATTTCGATTCAATGGTTAGAATGGTTAATGGAAAAAAGTCGTCAGCGGGGAAATCCGATTAGGATTTCACATGCTCTGAACGGAGGTGAATATCAAATTCCAGGCACCAATTACAGATGTGATGGCTTTGTTCACAATTCATCTGGAAAAGGAACCATTTACGAATTTTATGGTAAGACCGTAAGcaattatttcttaaacatttgcCCCCTCTTCCCCTCGactgaagggggggggggggggcgcggCGGCGGCGGCGTACctaatgttaataaaattaataattattaaatttgtatgtatttttaagGTTGTGTCTTCCACGGTTGTCCCTCTTGTTACCCGGATGACCGACATCACCTCAAGCATCCTTCCACCAATCAGACGATCCAGGAATTATATGAAATGACTAAAAAGAGAGAACGAGAACTTAAGGATCTAGGATACAATCTTGTTATCATATGGGAACATCAATTTAAATATCAACTTGAGCAAAACGCAGCATTACAGCAATTCGTATCGACACTAGATATACAGGACAGACTCGACCCACGTGATAGCTTTTTTGGTGGTCGAACTAATGCCATAAAATTACACTTTAAAGCTGCGGAAGACGAAACCATTCAATATTACGACTTTACAAGTCTTTATCCGTGGACAAATAAATATTGCCGATACCCTGTGGGGCATCCTACCATCATCACTGACAATTTCCAAGACTTGTCTCAGTATTTTGGACTAgccaaaattaaaattcttcCCCCTAGAAAACTTTATCACCCTGTGCTTCCTTACAGTTCTAATGGAAAATTAAAGTTTCCACTGTGTAGAACGTGTGCGgacaatgaaaatcaaaacgaCTGTACGTGTTCCCTAGAGGAG from Crassostrea angulata isolate pt1a10 unplaced genomic scaffold, ASM2561291v2 HiC_scaffold_148, whole genome shotgun sequence carries:
- the LOC128169564 gene encoding fibrous sheath CABYR-binding protein-like, giving the protein MMMMTLKSPCRIRAVDVKMEGGKRTSHAAARLICIIFIVIIEFYTCVETRCPRCPSSHGLVNCALYVQSNCVAVDVNVQIREIRVAKCDVTIVVNGKAPFPVVRSKQGTQCHDHEFVYHKESSVTEAPTSVTEGPTSVTEGPTSVAEGPTSVAERRAPTFWHRIQLSLSDVGTAEGPTSVAEGPTSVTEGPTSVTKGPTSVAEEPTSVAEGYRATSEPPTSWHRIQQSLSDVGTGFLAWAVAVTSLIIFFGLRKLVKFLINRCCPELNISDIHLLSPSSYTTSADTDTPQQPRQQAAQQGQHAPAPQPGQQAPAVQPAQQAPVPQPGQQAPAVQPAQQAPAPQPGQQAPAVQPAQQAPAPQPGQQAPAVQPAQQAPAPQPGQQAPAVQPAQQAPAPQLGQVPAVQLGQQAPAVQPAQQAPAPQQGQHAPAPQQGPTTRSKTARKKLMFESQ